From the genome of Vibrio navarrensis, one region includes:
- a CDS encoding alpha-amylase family glycosyl hydrolase, producing MACLNNEQKRKGNVILHAFDWRYDEIGAQAEKINQMGYASVLVSPPLRSAKSAKWWQRYQPQDYRVIDNFLGNTEDFRNMVQALEAVGVRVYADVVFNHMANEAKQRSDLNYPAKSVLEEYISNAEYFEKQRLFGDLSEPLFTESDFVEAFGIKDWKDKWQVQNGRISGGPSDPGLPTLRVHEHVIEQQRNYLRALKNLGVKGFRIDAAKHMTLEHIKQVWTDEITEGMHIFGEIITDGGATQEEYELFLQPYLQETRLGAYDFPLFSTLFKAFSEKGSFKSLIDPYCFGQALSKRRAITFVVTHDIPNNDVFANLVMDETSEWLAYAYILGRDGGSPLVYTDLDTSGMKNASGEPRWLNVWRDAKMAKMIAFHNRFHGEEMEVLEGNDDMLLFRRGQEGFVVINKSTRKQSVSIPSNVSLTDVLTGKRYSSSKGRVDFTVDAKTSLMMW from the coding sequence ATGGCTTGCTTAAACAACGAGCAAAAACGAAAAGGCAACGTGATTTTGCACGCTTTCGACTGGCGCTATGATGAGATTGGCGCTCAAGCAGAAAAGATCAATCAAATGGGTTATGCCTCGGTGCTGGTATCACCACCGCTGCGTAGTGCCAAATCCGCAAAATGGTGGCAACGGTATCAGCCACAAGACTATCGTGTTATCGACAACTTTCTCGGCAACACAGAAGATTTCCGCAACATGGTTCAAGCCCTTGAAGCGGTTGGCGTTCGTGTTTACGCCGATGTCGTCTTTAACCACATGGCCAACGAAGCCAAGCAACGTAGCGACTTGAACTATCCAGCCAAATCGGTGCTGGAAGAGTACATCAGCAACGCTGAGTACTTTGAAAAGCAGCGCCTGTTTGGCGATCTTTCGGAGCCGTTATTCACCGAAAGTGACTTTGTTGAAGCGTTCGGCATCAAAGACTGGAAAGATAAATGGCAGGTGCAAAACGGGCGGATTTCCGGTGGCCCAAGCGATCCGGGTCTGCCGACGTTGCGCGTACATGAGCATGTGATTGAGCAGCAGCGTAACTACCTGCGCGCGTTGAAAAATCTTGGTGTGAAAGGTTTTCGCATTGATGCAGCCAAGCACATGACCTTGGAGCACATCAAACAAGTTTGGACGGATGAAATTACTGAGGGGATGCATATCTTTGGTGAGATCATTACTGATGGAGGGGCGACGCAGGAGGAGTATGAACTTTTCCTACAGCCTTATTTGCAAGAAACGCGTTTGGGGGCATACGATTTTCCGCTCTTTAGCACTCTATTTAAGGCTTTCTCAGAAAAGGGCAGCTTCAAAAGCCTGATCGATCCTTACTGCTTTGGGCAAGCACTGTCCAAGCGTAGGGCGATAACCTTTGTGGTAACCCACGATATTCCCAATAACGATGTGTTTGCCAATTTGGTGATGGACGAGACATCAGAATGGTTGGCTTACGCTTATATCCTTGGTCGTGATGGCGGTAGTCCGCTGGTTTATACCGATCTCGACACCAGTGGAATGAAAAATGCCTCAGGAGAACCGCGCTGGCTGAACGTTTGGCGCGATGCCAAAATGGCGAAAATGATTGCATTTCACAACCGATTCCACGGTGAAGAGATGGAGGTGTTGGAGGGCAATGATGACATGCTGCTATTTCGTCGTGGTCAAGAAGGCTTTGTGGTGATTAATAAGTCGACTCGCAAACAGTCGGTTTCTATCCCTAGCAACGTGTCTTTAACGGATGTGCTGACTGGAAAACGTTACAGTTCAAGTAAAGGTCGAGTTGATTTCACCGTTGATGCGAAAACCAGCTTGATGATGTGGTAA
- the hutW gene encoding heme anaerobic degradation radical SAM methyltransferase ChuW/HutW, protein MTLNLEKYDQSILGANTPDPLRFAFAQKHAAHAGGGSRPVAADKMSPTFQQLMSQQESTKQKRCLYVHIPFCRVRCTFCNFFQNAASRQLVDSYFAALMAEIELKAAQPWTQNGVFHAVYVGGGTPTDLSPKQVEQLGTMLRSRFPLAADCEITLEGRINRFSDEMYQSTLKGGFNRFSFGVQSFDTLVRRSAKRLDDREQVLSRISELAGYDEAPIIVDLLYGLPHQTEQVLQQDLQDFISTGAHGLDLYQLVVGGSAPMLNLVEKGRLPAPATTAEKASMYQLGVEFMQAHHLKQLSVNHWATDNRERSLYNSLAKTYAEVLPIGCGAGGSIGGYGLMQERQLDSYLEAMRQQRVPLMLMTKQHRLEPIFSALKSGFDRGVLQACQLADFAGIDTFEYLRPLFEVWQQKGLIELNGQSLVLTLAGSFWAVTLAQACIQVLSSEYQQQQQQIYDIAL, encoded by the coding sequence ATGACGCTTAATTTAGAGAAGTACGATCAATCGATTCTTGGTGCGAACACCCCCGATCCACTGCGGTTTGCATTTGCACAAAAACACGCTGCGCACGCAGGGGGAGGAAGTCGCCCCGTGGCAGCGGACAAAATGAGTCCGACGTTCCAGCAGCTGATGTCTCAGCAAGAGAGCACCAAGCAAAAGCGTTGTCTTTATGTGCACATTCCATTTTGTCGCGTGCGCTGTACCTTTTGTAATTTCTTCCAAAATGCGGCTAGCCGTCAGTTGGTCGATAGCTATTTCGCCGCCTTGATGGCCGAAATTGAACTCAAAGCGGCACAGCCTTGGACGCAAAACGGCGTGTTTCATGCAGTCTATGTTGGCGGCGGAACGCCAACGGACTTGTCGCCGAAACAGGTCGAGCAGCTCGGCACGATGCTGCGCAGCCGCTTTCCATTGGCGGCTGACTGCGAAATCACTTTAGAAGGCCGAATCAACCGTTTTAGCGATGAGATGTATCAAAGTACGCTAAAAGGTGGTTTTAACCGTTTCTCCTTTGGCGTGCAGAGTTTTGATACCTTAGTAAGACGCAGCGCCAAACGCTTAGACGACAGAGAGCAAGTGCTTTCTCGCATTAGTGAGCTGGCTGGTTACGATGAAGCGCCCATCATTGTTGATCTGCTTTACGGTTTACCGCATCAAACTGAGCAAGTGTTGCAGCAAGATCTGCAGGATTTCATCTCAACCGGTGCGCATGGTTTAGATCTGTATCAACTGGTCGTTGGTGGCAGCGCGCCCATGCTCAACTTAGTCGAAAAAGGCCGTTTGCCTGCACCCGCAACCACCGCAGAGAAGGCGTCTATGTATCAACTGGGTGTTGAGTTTATGCAAGCGCACCACCTCAAGCAGCTCAGTGTTAATCACTGGGCGACGGACAATCGCGAGCGCAGTTTGTATAACAGTTTGGCAAAAACCTACGCTGAAGTGTTGCCAATTGGTTGTGGTGCGGGTGGCTCGATTGGTGGTTATGGTTTGATGCAAGAGCGCCAGCTTGATAGCTATCTCGAAGCGATGAGACAGCAACGCGTGCCCTTGATGCTGATGACAAAGCAGCACCGCTTAGAGCCAATTTTTTCAGCGTTAAAATCGGGTTTTGATCGCGGTGTGCTGCAAGCCTGCCAGCTAGCTGATTTTGCTGGAATAGATACGTTTGAGTATCTGCGTCCACTGTTTGAAGTTTGGCAGCAAAAAGGGTTAATTGAGCTGAATGGGCAGAGTCTGGTGCTAACGTTAGCAGGCAGCTTTTGGGCGGTGACACTCGCTCAAGCTTGCATCCAAGTACTAAGCTCTGAGTATCAGCAGCAACAACAGCAAATTTACGATATTGCGCTGTAA
- a CDS encoding ATP:cob(I)alamin adenosyltransferase has product MKPVSKVMAELCYPFIYEESPVCDFEIAADELCCRVGLVLSMQPLDPLVQQVLSRLQANIYHLNGSVRGKLAIGEEDVDALIADYDALREALSGGFAGFVLPGGHPVSSQLHLCRCQAKKVVRALVAIEHSGLKSPAPILFRYGNLLANVMYALASYTNQVNQVEETEFISKSYPMPKRQ; this is encoded by the coding sequence GTGAAACCCGTCAGTAAAGTCATGGCAGAGCTCTGTTATCCGTTTATTTATGAAGAGAGTCCTGTGTGTGATTTTGAAATTGCCGCAGATGAACTCTGCTGCCGAGTTGGCCTCGTCCTGAGCATGCAGCCGCTCGACCCACTGGTGCAACAGGTGCTAAGCCGACTGCAAGCGAACATCTATCACCTCAATGGTTCAGTGCGTGGTAAGTTAGCGATCGGCGAAGAGGATGTTGATGCATTGATTGCCGATTATGACGCGCTGCGTGAAGCCTTGTCCGGTGGTTTCGCTGGATTTGTGCTGCCGGGTGGTCATCCGGTGTCGTCACAATTGCACCTTTGCCGCTGTCAGGCGAAAAAGGTAGTAAGGGCCTTGGTTGCGATTGAACACAGTGGCCTGAAGTCGCCCGCACCAATCCTATTTCGCTATGGCAATTTGCTGGCCAATGTGATGTACGCGCTTGCCTCATACACGAACCAAGTTAACCAAGTGGAAGAAACGGAGTTTATTAGCAAAAGCTATCCGATGCCGAAACGACAGTAA
- a CDS encoding chemotaxis protein has product MAKAPSKANQSQGMLVFKLTLKQNFAIGTLKVREIVPYLPTTQIPYSHRHVIGTVTIRNLTVPVIDMSAAIGFRPIDKSEYKNSYLIVTDCLRTVVAFMVRSIEKIIDCDWRSIETPPASAGHNVFVTGITRYNNEIVQMLDVELLLSKIYPQYENTKIPMLTDIERERLKALSILLVDDSSIARKQLSDALDSINISYQICKNGADALALMRREAEQGRPVDLLVSDIEMPGLDGYELAFEVQNDPALNRSYRILHTSLSSEICVDRAHQVGAHEALEKFNAGELVEAMLRGARALEKSKEAV; this is encoded by the coding sequence ATGGCTAAAGCCCCTAGTAAGGCAAATCAATCGCAGGGAATGCTGGTGTTTAAGCTGACACTAAAGCAAAATTTCGCTATTGGTACGCTCAAAGTTCGGGAGATCGTGCCATATTTGCCCACCACGCAAATTCCTTATTCGCACCGCCACGTCATCGGCACTGTGACGATTCGTAACCTGACCGTTCCAGTCATCGATATGTCGGCGGCGATTGGTTTTCGCCCGATTGATAAATCGGAATACAAAAATAGCTATTTGATCGTCACAGACTGCTTGCGCACTGTCGTGGCTTTTATGGTGCGTTCGATTGAGAAAATCATCGATTGTGACTGGCGCTCCATCGAGACGCCCCCAGCCAGTGCCGGACACAATGTGTTTGTCACTGGTATCACCCGTTACAACAATGAAATTGTGCAGATGTTGGACGTCGAACTGCTGCTTTCAAAAATTTACCCGCAGTATGAAAATACTAAGATTCCGATGCTCACCGACATTGAACGCGAACGACTCAAAGCATTAAGCATCTTGCTGGTGGATGACTCGTCGATTGCCCGTAAGCAGTTAAGCGATGCGTTGGACAGCATCAATATCTCTTACCAAATATGCAAAAACGGCGCGGATGCACTAGCATTAATGCGCCGTGAAGCCGAACAAGGTCGTCCGGTTGATTTACTGGTCAGCGACATTGAAATGCCGGGGTTGGATGGCTATGAATTGGCGTTTGAAGTACAAAACGATCCGGCGCTTAATCGCTCCTATCGTATTTTGCACACTTCGCTCTCGAGTGAAATTTGTGTTGACCGTGCCCATCAAGTGGGTGCGCACGAGGCTCTGGAAAAATTCAATGCTGGTGAGCTGGTAGAGGCCATGCTACGTGGGGCGCGAGCGCTTGAAAAATCCAAAGAGGCGGTGTAA
- the hutZ gene encoding heme utilization protein HutZ, whose translation MDPQVKQERLQGRLEPEIKEFRQERQTLQLATVDKDGRPNVSYAPFVQNQEGYFVLISQIARHARNLLENPQVSLMMIEDEDSAKQLFARKRLTFDAVASVVERDSQLWQQVIGQMQERFGEIVAGLSQLEDFVLFNLKAERGLFVKGFGQAYQVSGEDLVDFVHLQEGHRQISNG comes from the coding sequence ATGGATCCGCAGGTAAAACAAGAACGACTACAAGGCCGCTTAGAGCCGGAGATCAAAGAGTTCCGCCAAGAGCGTCAAACCTTGCAACTGGCGACGGTTGATAAAGATGGCCGCCCAAATGTCAGCTACGCGCCTTTTGTACAAAATCAAGAAGGTTACTTTGTGCTGATTTCGCAAATCGCACGTCATGCACGCAATCTCCTAGAGAATCCACAAGTCTCTTTGATGATGATCGAAGATGAAGACTCTGCAAAGCAGCTATTTGCGCGTAAACGCCTGACGTTTGATGCGGTCGCCAGTGTGGTGGAGCGCGATAGCCAACTTTGGCAGCAGGTGATTGGTCAGATGCAAGAGCGCTTTGGTGAAATTGTTGCAGGCTTAAGCCAACTGGAAGATTTTGTCTTATTCAACTTAAAAGCTGAACGGGGTTTGTTTGTCAAAGGCTTTGGTCAAGCGTATCAAGTGTCTGGTGAGGATTTGGTCGATTTTGTTCATTTGCAAGAAGGGCACCGCCAGATCTCTAATGGCTAA
- a CDS encoding DUF2867 domain-containing protein, with amino-acid sequence MTQIHSVPLPSQSALFGRQQKRGFSDALRFEITDTNRTPSEVYVDVFGHLPKSVEKLMALRNVLVKPFGFAISAGKVALNAQQLREGKGIGLHHVESLCADEIICSTEDKHMRVSLSIVKHAPGQFTLSTLVNTHTWIGYLYLLAIIPFHKVIALGSLRSMLNRVANAVHS; translated from the coding sequence ATGACGCAGATACACTCTGTCCCTTTACCAAGCCAGAGCGCCTTATTTGGCCGTCAACAGAAAAGAGGGTTTAGTGACGCTTTGCGCTTTGAAATCACAGACACCAACCGCACACCAAGCGAAGTCTATGTCGATGTTTTTGGCCATTTACCAAAGAGTGTCGAAAAGCTCATGGCGCTGAGAAATGTGCTGGTAAAACCGTTTGGTTTTGCTATTTCGGCGGGGAAAGTTGCGCTGAATGCACAACAACTTCGAGAAGGCAAAGGTATCGGTCTGCATCACGTCGAGTCACTCTGCGCAGACGAGATCATCTGTTCCACTGAAGATAAGCACATGCGTGTCTCTCTTTCTATCGTCAAACATGCGCCCGGGCAGTTTACGCTTTCGACCTTAGTCAATACCCACACTTGGATTGGTTATCTTTACCTGCTGGCGATCATTCCTTTTCATAAAGTGATCGCTTTAGGCAGTCTGCGTTCGATGCTCAATCGTGTTGCAAATGCAGTGCACTCTTAA
- a CDS encoding methyl-accepting chemotaxis protein: MKFSHKIVAASSLLLLVTVSLLTAKQYFTVQDELTKQVEASVTEIVDGVRNTVAAEINGRKAIAAYSTSMMETDLSPKHISDVITRPVVKNTFLLAGLGFEKDGSNINNDPNWNPGPTWDPRVRPWYKDAKNAGKLIITAPYADSATNEILVSIATPVRDNGKFIGAIFYDVSLAGLAELVNQVKLFDAGYVFIVAKDGTTIAHPETKKNGKPMSEYMPNVQITEKPQKVELNGKSYTLDFSAVPGEDWYVGVVLDESIAYQSISQLRNSSINYTIIALIISVALLLVLIRSLMRPLDDLNTAIQDVASGDGDLTQRLDTNTDQEFSKLASGFNAFTGNLQQLIKQSKAIGAEILHGSENTSVGLQESAAAMQEQLRELEQLATAMHEMATTASDVASNAQGAASAAKDADDATVDGTAIVNDTTQAIDELSTRIDEAVTEVQVLESATSNIETILKVINDIADQTNLLALNAAIEAARAGESGRGFAVVADEVRTLAQRTQESTTEIRSMIEKLQSSANSVASAMSQSKDTAINAVARAQEANSALERIRGAIQQISDMNIQIASAAEEQSLVAEEINNNTVKIKDLSVQVSELAESANIAMQVQVENVREQDAILNKFIV, encoded by the coding sequence ATGAAATTTAGCCATAAAATTGTTGCAGCCTCTTCGCTATTGCTGCTCGTTACTGTTTCTTTGCTAACGGCAAAGCAATATTTTACTGTTCAGGACGAACTGACCAAACAAGTAGAAGCCAGTGTCACTGAAATTGTCGATGGGGTCCGAAATACCGTCGCGGCTGAAATTAATGGCCGAAAAGCCATTGCCGCCTACTCGACCAGTATGATGGAAACCGACCTTTCACCAAAACATATCTCCGACGTCATTACTCGCCCAGTGGTTAAAAATACCTTCCTACTCGCTGGCTTGGGCTTCGAAAAAGATGGCTCTAATATTAATAACGATCCGAACTGGAACCCAGGGCCGACTTGGGATCCCCGCGTTCGTCCTTGGTATAAAGATGCGAAGAATGCCGGAAAATTGATCATTACCGCCCCGTATGCTGACTCGGCGACAAATGAAATTCTTGTCTCCATCGCGACGCCTGTGCGCGATAACGGCAAGTTTATTGGCGCAATCTTCTACGATGTGAGTTTGGCAGGTTTGGCCGAATTGGTGAACCAAGTAAAACTGTTTGATGCAGGTTACGTCTTCATCGTGGCAAAAGACGGCACCACCATCGCTCACCCAGAAACAAAGAAAAACGGCAAACCGATGTCGGAATACATGCCAAACGTGCAAATTACCGAAAAACCGCAGAAAGTCGAGTTGAATGGTAAGTCTTATACACTTGATTTTTCTGCCGTTCCTGGGGAAGACTGGTATGTAGGCGTGGTGCTTGATGAAAGCATTGCTTACCAATCGATAAGCCAGTTACGTAACAGCTCCATCAACTATACAATAATTGCGCTGATTATCAGTGTCGCGTTGCTGCTGGTGCTGATCCGCTCTTTGATGCGCCCACTTGATGACCTCAATACAGCGATTCAGGATGTGGCTTCTGGCGATGGTGACTTAACTCAGCGCCTAGATACCAATACAGACCAAGAGTTTTCAAAGCTAGCCAGTGGTTTTAATGCCTTTACGGGTAATTTGCAGCAGCTCATTAAGCAGTCAAAAGCGATTGGTGCTGAAATCCTACATGGGTCAGAAAACACCTCCGTCGGTTTACAAGAGTCTGCGGCAGCGATGCAAGAGCAGTTACGTGAGCTCGAACAGCTTGCCACTGCGATGCATGAGATGGCGACCACCGCTTCCGATGTTGCCTCTAACGCACAAGGCGCGGCTTCTGCAGCGAAAGATGCCGATGACGCCACTGTCGATGGCACCGCGATTGTCAACGACACAACTCAAGCTATCGATGAACTCTCTACCCGCATTGACGAAGCGGTCACCGAGGTACAAGTGCTCGAATCGGCCACGTCGAACATCGAAACCATTCTAAAAGTGATCAATGACATCGCCGATCAAACCAACTTGCTGGCTCTAAACGCCGCGATTGAGGCGGCACGCGCGGGCGAATCTGGCCGCGGGTTTGCCGTGGTTGCAGATGAAGTGCGCACACTAGCGCAGCGCACTCAAGAATCAACGACCGAAATCCGCAGCATGATTGAGAAACTGCAAAGCAGTGCGAACTCGGTAGCAAGCGCGATGAGCCAAAGCAAAGACACCGCGATCAACGCCGTGGCAAGAGCGCAAGAAGCCAATAGCGCACTTGAGCGTATTCGTGGCGCCATTCAGCAAATTAGTGATATGAACATTCAAATTGCTTCAGCCGCTGAAGAGCAAAGCTTAGTTGCCGAGGAGATCAACAACAACACGGTGAAGATCAAAGATCTCTCCGTACAGGTATCTGAACTCGCAGAGAGCGCCAACATTGCAATGCAAGTTCAGGTAGAAAACGTCCGTGAACAAGACGCGATCTTGAACAAATTCATCGTTTAA
- a CDS encoding TetR/AcrR family transcriptional regulator, with the protein MSKRDQTRERILAAAWQLFETQGYQETSTRQIAREAGVADGTVFSHFATKLAILREGMMKQLSLLAQQGVSNPSHDAFELGLQFARVYYSYYFANVNLSRALLKEVLWDMEYYQSFNQTLFATMSLPDALRDKIPLLLDCYFMTLVTHLGMPEPDLEEALQALANKYQCLLAQ; encoded by the coding sequence ATGAGTAAGCGAGATCAGACAAGAGAGCGTATCCTAGCCGCTGCGTGGCAACTATTTGAAACACAAGGGTATCAAGAAACCTCAACACGGCAGATTGCAAGAGAAGCGGGCGTTGCCGATGGAACGGTGTTTAGCCATTTTGCGACTAAACTGGCTATTTTACGTGAGGGTATGATGAAGCAGTTGTCGTTGCTTGCACAGCAAGGTGTGTCGAATCCATCTCACGACGCTTTTGAGCTCGGCTTGCAGTTTGCGCGGGTCTATTACAGTTACTACTTTGCCAATGTCAATTTGAGCCGCGCGCTGCTCAAAGAAGTGCTCTGGGACATGGAGTACTATCAATCGTTCAATCAAACCTTGTTTGCGACGATGAGTTTGCCTGACGCGTTGAGAGACAAAATTCCTTTACTATTGGATTGCTACTTCATGACACTCGTGACTCATCTGGGTATGCCGGAGCCTGATCTGGAAGAGGCGTTACAAGCCTTGGCTAATAAATATCAATGCTTACTGGCGCAATGA
- a CDS encoding methyl-accepting chemotaxis protein codes for MKFSHKVVAASSALLLVTISLLSLKQIYTVRSTIEEHVTKSLDEMISSVRNTVVSEMEARKMLAQSTTEVIEISPSDKTYVKTILEKPKLKSSFLAVGFGYEKDGFVVENDDGWEAGPDYDPRKRPWYVDAKNKNQLIVTAPYVDVSSKTVIISVGTPVKENGRFVAAMFYDMKLTNLANLVNQVNLFDAGYLFLVAADGTTIAHPEQKNNGEKLSSYLPQVQLKEGSQEFELNGTRYLVEFSKIPSENWYIGAIVDQDIAFSAVNSLRNNSMIYAVIALILSLTALTMLIRFLMRPLDALNAAIQDMASGNGDLTHRLDTNTDQEFSQLAAGFNTFTANLQKQIIESKEIGVEIRHGTELTASGARGSAEAMSEQLQELEQLATAMNEMAVTATEVANNAQGAAAAAQEADDATQQGANVVNQSTDSINLLSQRIDMAVEEVQGLESATANIETILKVINDIADQTNLLALNAAIEAARAGESGRGFAVVADEVRTLAQRTQQSTTEIRSMIEQLQSGASSVAGAMKESKNSAVDAVEKANLARNSLQRIRDAIQRITDMNMQIASAAEQQSLVAEEINNNTVNIKDLSTQVAGEARNANQAMQVQTDNVRKLDDILNRFTV; via the coding sequence ATGAAATTCAGTCATAAAGTTGTAGCAGCCTCTTCTGCGCTGCTGTTAGTGACTATATCCTTGCTGTCACTTAAGCAAATTTACACTGTTCGCAGCACCATCGAAGAACACGTAACTAAAAGCCTAGATGAGATGATAAGCAGTGTGCGCAATACCGTGGTTTCAGAGATGGAAGCACGTAAGATGCTGGCTCAGTCGACCACCGAAGTGATCGAGATTTCGCCATCCGATAAAACCTACGTCAAAACCATTCTTGAGAAACCAAAATTGAAATCCAGTTTTCTTGCGGTGGGTTTCGGTTATGAAAAAGATGGTTTCGTGGTTGAAAATGACGATGGTTGGGAAGCAGGTCCGGATTACGATCCTCGTAAGCGTCCTTGGTATGTCGATGCCAAGAACAAAAACCAGCTAATCGTCACCGCACCCTATGTAGATGTGTCGAGCAAAACTGTGATTATTTCGGTCGGTACACCAGTAAAAGAGAATGGCCGTTTCGTTGCCGCCATGTTCTATGACATGAAACTGACTAATTTGGCCAATCTGGTTAACCAAGTTAACCTGTTTGACGCAGGTTATCTGTTCCTCGTTGCCGCCGATGGCACCACGATTGCTCACCCTGAGCAAAAGAACAACGGTGAGAAATTATCGAGTTACTTGCCACAAGTACAACTCAAAGAAGGTTCGCAGGAATTTGAGCTCAACGGCACTCGCTATCTGGTTGAGTTTAGCAAAATCCCAAGTGAAAACTGGTACATCGGCGCAATTGTCGATCAAGATATCGCTTTCTCAGCAGTCAACTCTCTGCGCAACAACTCGATGATTTATGCAGTGATTGCCTTAATCCTCAGTTTGACCGCGCTTACCATGCTGATCCGCTTCTTAATGCGCCCGCTGGATGCATTAAACGCAGCCATTCAAGATATGGCGTCGGGCAACGGAGATCTGACCCATCGCCTTGATACAAATACCGATCAAGAGTTTTCGCAACTTGCGGCAGGCTTCAATACCTTTACTGCCAATCTGCAAAAGCAAATTATTGAGTCGAAAGAGATCGGCGTAGAAATTCGCCACGGTACGGAGCTGACGGCAAGCGGTGCTCGAGGTTCGGCAGAAGCCATGAGTGAGCAGTTGCAAGAGCTTGAACAACTGGCTACTGCGATGAATGAGATGGCGGTCACCGCAACCGAAGTGGCGAACAATGCCCAAGGAGCAGCGGCCGCCGCGCAAGAAGCCGACGATGCCACACAGCAAGGCGCCAACGTGGTCAATCAGTCAACCGATTCCATCAATCTGCTATCGCAACGCATTGATATGGCGGTTGAAGAGGTGCAAGGATTGGAGTCTGCGACGGCCAATATCGAAACCATTTTGAAAGTCATCAACGACATTGCCGACCAAACCAACTTGCTGGCGCTTAACGCGGCGATTGAAGCGGCCCGCGCTGGTGAATCCGGTCGTGGTTTTGCCGTGGTTGCCGATGAAGTACGTACCTTGGCACAAAGAACTCAACAGTCTACGACTGAAATTCGCAGCATGATTGAGCAACTGCAATCGGGCGCATCTTCTGTCGCTGGCGCAATGAAAGAGAGTAAAAACAGCGCAGTTGACGCGGTGGAAAAAGCCAACTTGGCGCGTAACTCACTGCAACGTATCCGTGATGCGATTCAACGAATCACCGATATGAATATGCAAATTGCCTCCGCTGCTGAGCAACAGAGCTTGGTCGCTGAAGAGATCAACAACAACACCGTCAACATCAAAGATCTCTCTACACAGGTAGCAGGTGAAGCGAGAAATGCCAACCAAGCGATGCAAGTCCAGACAGACAACGTGCGCAAACTAGACGATATTCTCAACCGTTTTACTGTCTAA
- the ppiC gene encoding peptidylprolyl isomerase PpiC gives MAQTAAALHILVKHKEQAEEIIAQLKKGAKFHVLAKKHSLCPSGKRGGDLGEFKRGQMVPQFDKVCFSGEVLTPHLVKTKFGWHVVKVLYRT, from the coding sequence ATGGCCCAAACAGCAGCGGCGTTGCACATTTTGGTGAAACACAAAGAACAAGCGGAAGAGATCATTGCGCAACTGAAAAAAGGGGCAAAATTTCACGTACTCGCCAAAAAGCATTCCCTTTGCCCATCCGGTAAACGCGGTGGTGACTTGGGAGAGTTCAAACGTGGTCAGATGGTTCCTCAGTTTGACAAAGTGTGTTTTAGCGGCGAAGTGCTTACACCACATCTGGTAAAAACAAAATTCGGCTGGCATGTGGTGAAGGTGCTGTATCGGACGTGA
- the hutX gene encoding heme utilization cystosolic carrier protein HutX: MNELQAKVAELLQQEPTLLPGAMAERLNVSELDVVSALPSDMVVMLPGEMAQSVLESLVDFGPVTTIVHAFGSIFEVKAPFPKGKEARGYYNLMGRQGELHGHLKLDNVKAVGLVSKPFMGRESHYFGFFSQSGENIFKIYLGRDEKRELIPQQVERFKAMQAEFAK, translated from the coding sequence ATGAACGAACTACAAGCAAAAGTCGCAGAACTGTTGCAACAAGAACCAACGCTGTTGCCGGGGGCAATGGCCGAACGCCTTAATGTGTCAGAGCTGGATGTGGTCAGTGCCTTGCCAAGCGACATGGTGGTAATGCTACCGGGTGAAATGGCTCAGTCTGTATTGGAAAGTCTGGTCGACTTCGGCCCAGTGACGACGATAGTTCACGCTTTTGGTTCGATATTTGAGGTGAAAGCGCCGTTTCCCAAAGGAAAAGAAGCGAGAGGCTACTACAACCTGATGGGGCGTCAAGGTGAGCTGCACGGCCATCTCAAGCTGGACAACGTTAAAGCGGTTGGTTTAGTGAGCAAGCCTTTTATGGGGCGTGAGAGCCACTATTTCGGCTTTTTCTCCCAGAGTGGGGAAAACATTTTTAAAATCTACCTTGGCCGTGATGAGAAGCGTGAGCTGATTCCACAGCAAGTGGAGCGTTTTAAAGCCATGCAAGCTGAGTTTGCAAAGTAA